One window of the Alligator mississippiensis isolate rAllMis1 chromosome 5, rAllMis1, whole genome shotgun sequence genome contains the following:
- the SEM1 gene encoding 26S proteasome complex subunit SEM1: MSEKKQPVDLGLLEEDDEFEEFPAEDWAGLDEDEDAHVWEDNWDDDNVEDDFSNQLRAELEKHGYKMETS, translated from the exons ATGTCGGAGAAGAAGCAGCCCGTGGACCTGGGGCTTCTGGAGGAGGACGATGAGTTCGAGGAGTTCCCAGCGGAAG ACTGGGCAGGTTTAGATGAAGATGAAGATGCACACGTTTGGGAAGATAACTGGGATGATGACAACGTAGAAGATGATTTCTCCAATCAGTTAAG AGCTGAATTAGAAAAACATGGATACAAGATGGAGACCTCATAG